From the genome of Turicibacter faecis, one region includes:
- a CDS encoding PTS sugar transporter subunit IIA encodes MGIFDSIKNLFSSNSKTEEPKKGICAPITGKLLSITEVPDPVFSQKMMGDGFAIEPTEGKVYSPVSGKVLNVFPTKHAVALESNDGHEILIHFGMDTVALKGEGFTAHVAEGDTVTPDTLLLSVDLDAVRPKVPSLVTPVVFTNLGEKVIDLKKTGPVTHGEVSILEIK; translated from the coding sequence ATGGGAATTTTTGACTCAATTAAAAATTTATTTAGTTCAAACTCAAAGACTGAAGAACCGAAAAAAGGAATTTGTGCTCCTATTACAGGGAAGCTATTATCAATTACAGAAGTACCAGATCCAGTATTCAGTCAAAAAATGATGGGTGATGGATTTGCTATCGAACCAACGGAAGGAAAAGTTTATTCACCTGTTTCAGGTAAAGTATTAAACGTTTTCCCAACAAAACATGCCGTAGCGTTAGAATCTAATGACGGACATGAAATCTTAATCCATTTTGGAATGGATACTGTTGCATTAAAAGGTGAAGGATTTACAGCTCACGTTGCTGAGGGAGATACAGTAACGCCTGATACATTATTATTATCAGTTGATCTTGATGCTGTTCGTCCTAAAGTGCCATCATTAGTAACACCAGTTGTTTTCACTAACTTAGGTGAAAAAGTCATTGACTTAAAGAAAACTGGACCTGTTACACATGGTGAAGTTAGCATTTTAGAAATCAAATAA
- a CDS encoding polysaccharide deacetylase family protein — protein sequence MRKLLTNNKLHLFLFFSFLSCLLSVCCPTVKSATVEDRIDHFIYHEPKPDKVAYLTFDDGPSKYTKEILDLLEREQVPAVFFVIGESINNIPHSGEILNEILDHGHYIGLHSMTHDLDKLYNSPDAAHNFVNEMLEVRGKVKELTGFESNLCRPPYGGRGHFTKAHYQAIKDAGLNCVDWNVDSLDWAKSSSSEIMDQVVKDLEMAHYPDEVVLLFHEKKLTLETLPQVFNYYRELGYVFMPYCEGDEFDCGLN from the coding sequence ATGAGAAAGCTATTGACTAATAATAAACTGCATCTTTTTTTGTTTTTCTCTTTCTTAAGTTGTTTATTATCGGTTTGTTGTCCTACCGTTAAATCGGCTACTGTTGAGGATCGCATTGACCATTTTATTTATCATGAACCTAAACCTGATAAAGTTGCATATTTAACATTTGATGATGGTCCGTCTAAGTATACAAAAGAAATATTAGATTTATTAGAAAGAGAACAGGTTCCTGCCGTATTTTTTGTCATCGGTGAAAGTATTAATAATATCCCTCATTCGGGGGAAATTTTGAATGAAATTTTAGATCATGGTCATTATATAGGATTACATAGTATGACTCACGATTTAGATAAATTATATAATTCACCAGATGCGGCTCATAACTTTGTTAATGAAATGTTAGAAGTAAGAGGAAAGGTTAAGGAATTAACCGGATTTGAAAGTAATCTTTGTCGCCCACCTTACGGAGGTAGAGGTCATTTTACGAAGGCACACTACCAGGCTATAAAAGATGCTGGACTTAACTGCGTGGATTGGAATGTTGACTCGTTAGACTGGGCTAAGTCAAGTTCGAGTGAAATTATGGATCAAGTCGTGAAAGATTTAGAGATGGCACATTACCCTGATGAAGTTGTTTTACTATTTCACGAAAAGAAATTAACTTTAGAAACTTTACCACAGGTCTTCAATTATTATAGAGAGTTAGGATATGTCTTTATGCCATATTGTGAGGGAGATGAATTTGATTGTGGACTCAACTAG
- a CDS encoding NAD(P)/FAD-dependent oxidoreductase → MKKIVVLGGGYAGVLTAKKLAKKFKKNKDVQITLIDKQSYHTMLTELHEVAAGRVDEESIRMDLKRIFAGRNVEVVLDEIKTIDFDQKVLVSDQQSYEYDYLVIGTGCKPTFFGIPGAEHAHQLWSYTDAVNLREHILNMFRQAALTADKQKRRELLTFVTVGAGFTGVEMAGELGEWKDELCRSFHIDRDEVSLYIVDFAPKVLPMYPDKLIKKAEKRLIKLGNELVMNSAVSEIHEDKVVLNKGEKVIQTHTVIWAAGIEGSDIVDQASVEKAGRGRIVTNGHLQAKDYEDVYVVGDNIFYIPEGEERPVPQMVENAEHSAPVVAHNIAVDINGGTHKTYKPTFHGSMVCIGSRYGVAQVGMPGMWFNLSGFFAMASKHLINIIYFIQVLGFNKIWSYLMHEFFHTKNNRSMVGGLLSNSAPVFWKFPLRIFIGFMWLQQGLTKLPKIVHDFNNVFLLPAPPKADTIGGASEAVSQVVPEVVETVTAASGAIAEGASSAAAAVSQTVSDVVSNSGDIFTMLADAIHDFMNWITVLPVPGFVENMVNWSMDAFFYTPDGTQFTQLASLVQGGMICGEIIFGGMLIIGLFTPVAAIATIAMGCMIWASGMAPTEMLWYLVGGFALIGNSGMVLGLDYYVWPWIRKMLPKIPLLKKWYLYVD, encoded by the coding sequence ATGAAAAAAATAGTCGTTCTTGGTGGAGGATATGCAGGCGTTTTAACTGCAAAGAAATTAGCAAAAAAATTTAAAAAGAACAAAGATGTGCAGATTACGTTAATTGATAAGCAATCTTATCACACGATGTTAACTGAGCTACATGAAGTTGCTGCAGGTCGTGTTGATGAAGAATCAATTCGTATGGATTTAAAGCGTATTTTTGCTGGGCGTAACGTTGAAGTTGTATTAGATGAGATTAAAACAATTGACTTTGACCAAAAGGTATTAGTATCTGACCAACAGTCATACGAGTATGATTATTTAGTTATCGGGACGGGATGTAAGCCGACATTCTTTGGAATTCCTGGGGCTGAACATGCTCATCAACTTTGGTCATACACAGATGCTGTAAACTTAAGAGAGCACATTTTAAATATGTTCCGACAAGCGGCATTGACAGCAGACAAGCAAAAGCGCCGTGAGTTACTGACATTTGTAACAGTTGGAGCAGGATTTACGGGTGTTGAAATGGCTGGTGAATTAGGGGAATGGAAAGATGAGTTATGTCGTTCATTCCATATTGATCGTGATGAAGTCAGTCTTTACATTGTTGATTTTGCACCGAAAGTTTTACCGATGTACCCAGATAAGTTGATTAAAAAAGCGGAAAAGCGTTTAATTAAACTTGGAAATGAATTAGTGATGAATTCAGCGGTTAGTGAGATTCATGAAGATAAAGTGGTTTTAAATAAAGGTGAGAAAGTTATTCAAACGCATACCGTGATTTGGGCAGCAGGTATTGAGGGGTCTGATATTGTTGATCAGGCATCAGTTGAGAAGGCTGGTCGTGGACGCATTGTAACAAACGGGCACTTACAGGCGAAAGATTACGAAGATGTTTATGTTGTTGGAGATAATATTTTCTATATTCCAGAAGGTGAAGAACGCCCTGTCCCTCAGATGGTGGAAAACGCGGAGCATTCAGCACCAGTTGTTGCTCATAATATCGCAGTAGATATTAATGGTGGAACTCATAAAACATATAAACCAACGTTCCATGGTTCGATGGTTTGTATCGGATCACGTTATGGGGTGGCACAGGTTGGAATGCCAGGAATGTGGTTTAATTTATCTGGATTTTTTGCAATGGCATCAAAACATTTAATTAATATCATTTATTTTATTCAAGTATTAGGATTCAATAAGATTTGGTCTTATTTAATGCATGAATTTTTCCATACAAAAAATAATCGTTCGATGGTGGGAGGTTTGTTATCAAACTCAGCTCCAGTATTCTGGAAATTCCCGCTCCGTATTTTTATCGGTTTTATGTGGTTACAACAAGGATTAACTAAATTACCAAAAATTGTTCATGATTTTAACAATGTCTTTTTATTACCCGCACCTCCAAAGGCAGATACAATCGGTGGTGCATCAGAGGCTGTTAGTCAAGTTGTACCAGAAGTAGTAGAGACAGTAACAGCAGCATCAGGTGCAATTGCAGAAGGGGCCTCATCAGCGGCAGCAGCAGTTTCGCAAACGGTGAGTGACGTTGTTTCAAATAGTGGAGATATTTTTACGATGTTAGCAGATGCTATTCATGATTTTATGAATTGGATTACGGTATTACCTGTTCCAGGGTTTGTTGAAAATATGGTGAATTGGTCAATGGATGCCTTTTTCTATACACCTGATGGAACACAATTTACTCAATTAGCTAGTCTAGTACAAGGTGGAATGATTTGCGGTGAAATCATCTTCGGTGGAATGTTGATTATTGGTTTATTTACACCAGTTGCCGCTATTGCGACTATCGCTATGGGATGTATGATTTGGGCTTCTGGAATGGCACCAACCGAAATGCTTTGGTACCTTGTAGGTGGATTTGCTTTAATTGGTAACTCTGGAATGGTCTTAGGTTTAGATTATTATGTTTGGCCATGGATTAGAAAAATGTTACCAAAAATCCCATTATTGAAAAAATGGTATTTGTACGTCGATTAA
- a CDS encoding polyprenyl synthetase family protein has product MNSFWQDNPRMMNHLFEVNGVIEQSMTVKQEKMNEILQDLAKSGGKRVRPGLCLIGAGFGAKSFKSIYPLAAVVEMLHLATLVHDDIIDDATHRRGSLTTQKKYGKDYAVYTGDYIFTKCFELLAKNYELHHMRELSRAVSRVCVGEIEQFDGRFKTHDSVKKYLKIVGAKTSALLATSLAIGAYEAGCDEKLCRKLGKIGLHLGNAFQIIDDILDYKGDTSRVGKTLGNDLKQGYYTLPLIYALKTDDAHLNELLSKGHYDDADVQKIIERVDELGGIDQALELAQKYTKKSLKEISALPSCQARDDLEWIVKKLLKRDH; this is encoded by the coding sequence ATGAATTCGTTTTGGCAAGATAATCCTAGGATGATGAATCATCTTTTTGAGGTAAATGGTGTAATTGAACAAAGTATGACGGTCAAGCAGGAAAAGATGAATGAAATATTACAAGATTTAGCTAAATCAGGAGGGAAAAGGGTTCGACCAGGTTTATGCTTGATTGGTGCCGGATTCGGGGCGAAATCTTTTAAATCTATTTACCCACTAGCAGCCGTTGTTGAGATGTTGCATTTAGCGACACTTGTTCACGATGACATTATCGATGATGCGACTCACCGTAGGGGATCGTTGACAACACAAAAAAAATATGGAAAAGACTATGCGGTTTATACGGGGGATTATATTTTTACAAAATGTTTTGAACTTTTAGCAAAAAACTATGAGCTCCACCATATGAGGGAATTGTCTCGGGCCGTTTCACGCGTGTGTGTGGGAGAAATTGAACAATTTGATGGTCGATTTAAGACGCATGACTCCGTAAAGAAATATTTAAAAATCGTAGGGGCAAAGACATCGGCTCTTTTAGCGACGAGTCTTGCTATAGGGGCCTATGAAGCTGGATGTGACGAAAAATTATGTCGGAAATTAGGAAAGATTGGATTACATCTAGGAAATGCATTTCAAATCATTGACGATATTTTAGATTATAAAGGTGATACTTCACGGGTTGGAAAGACATTGGGAAATGACCTCAAGCAGGGATACTATACCTTACCACTTATTTATGCGTTAAAGACAGACGATGCACATTTAAATGAACTTCTTTCAAAGGGGCATTATGATGATGCGGACGTTCAAAAAATTATTGAACGTGTAGATGAATTGGGCGGAATTGATCAGGCATTAGAGTTGGCCCAAAAATATACCAAAAAATCTTTAAAGGAGATTTCGGCACTTCCATCCTGCCAAGCAAGGGATGATTTAGAGTGGATTGTGAAAAAGTTATTAAAAAGAGATCATTAG
- a CDS encoding FAD:protein FMN transferase: MKSIKYYLLVFLLLLAGCTQQKKEQSFEPVSQNKFLLGTVVTVTLYDNPKDEIFAEIFEKIEKIEQEMTINNATTSEVMEINKYAGSKEVKVSEDTFNVIKAGLNYSSLANGKFDITVGPLVKLWEIGFDDAHVPNNDEISNAVKLINYKDIVLNEENLTVKLINPAMMIDLGGIAKGYAADVATKVLEDHGNKHAIINLGGNVYAYGDKINDMPWKIGIQNPFSPRGEYLGIASVKNKAVVTSGTYERYFEQDGIIYHHILDPQTGYPVSNNIVSVTIIANDSMMADALSTSAFALGVESGLALIESLDNVEALYITDDYKIYPSSGFLNYFELTDENFTLMN; this comes from the coding sequence ATGAAGTCTATTAAATACTATTTACTTGTTTTCCTACTCTTACTCGCAGGATGTACCCAACAAAAGAAAGAACAGTCGTTTGAACCCGTTTCTCAAAATAAATTTTTACTAGGAACGGTCGTTACAGTTACACTATACGATAATCCAAAAGACGAAATATTCGCCGAAATTTTTGAGAAAATTGAAAAAATTGAGCAAGAAATGACCATTAACAATGCTACGACAAGCGAAGTTATGGAAATTAACAAATACGCAGGATCAAAGGAAGTTAAAGTCTCAGAAGATACGTTTAATGTGATCAAAGCTGGTTTAAATTACTCTAGTCTTGCAAATGGAAAATTTGATATTACCGTAGGACCGTTAGTAAAGCTTTGGGAGATCGGATTTGACGATGCACACGTTCCGAATAATGATGAAATTTCTAATGCAGTAAAGCTGATTAACTATAAAGATATTGTATTAAATGAAGAAAATTTAACGGTAAAGCTCATTAATCCGGCCATGATGATTGACTTAGGCGGAATTGCAAAGGGCTATGCCGCCGACGTTGCCACAAAGGTTTTAGAAGACCACGGTAATAAGCACGCCATTATTAACCTTGGAGGAAATGTCTATGCCTATGGAGATAAGATCAACGACATGCCATGGAAAATAGGTATCCAAAATCCATTCTCACCTCGTGGAGAATATTTAGGAATCGCTAGTGTTAAAAATAAGGCGGTGGTCACATCAGGTACATATGAACGTTACTTCGAACAAGACGGAATAATTTATCACCATATCCTAGATCCACAAACAGGCTATCCCGTCTCAAACAATATTGTTTCCGTTACGATTATCGCGAATGACTCTATGATGGCCGATGCTTTATCAACAAGCGCCTTTGCACTTGGAGTCGAATCTGGACTAGCGTTAATCGAATCACTTGATAATGTTGAGGCGCTTTACATTACCGATGATTATAAAATTTATCCTTCTTCTGGATTTCTCAATTATTTCGAACTAACCGATGAAAACTTCACGCTAATGAACTAA
- a CDS encoding FMN-binding protein yields the protein MKYKKASIFMISILCLLSACNANEVSQEEEKTGDAVEEVIPVNENQHKLKDGQYFAEVDTHTSNWREIVDVEVVHGKIKKITFNAVNQEATDYKRSQNEQKESESDNKTDNGWEEQLQLLEDYLLKNQDSILTLTKETIQPIEGLTIDPLPFIELLQRALKTDPIQTGAYQDGRYFTTINDEQNKTKHTINLLVHHGYIIAAHWDTTIPSDLNLTEEEQSYVDQWNEQANLLEQHLIQLQDPTQITFNEENKTADISGVTIEVHQFIELATKALAGGPLLD from the coding sequence ATGAAATACAAAAAAGCGTCCATTTTTATGATCTCAATCCTTTGCTTACTAAGTGCTTGTAATGCAAATGAAGTTTCACAAGAAGAAGAAAAGACAGGTGACGCCGTAGAAGAGGTGATTCCTGTAAATGAAAATCAACATAAATTAAAAGATGGTCAATATTTTGCCGAAGTAGATACGCATACCTCTAATTGGAGAGAAATTGTTGATGTTGAAGTCGTTCACGGAAAAATAAAAAAGATTACTTTCAATGCCGTGAATCAGGAAGCAACCGATTATAAACGCAGTCAAAACGAACAAAAAGAATCTGAATCTGATAACAAAACAGATAACGGATGGGAAGAACAACTTCAATTATTAGAAGATTATCTCCTTAAAAATCAAGATTCTATCCTAACTTTAACCAAGGAAACGATTCAACCGATTGAGGGACTCACCATTGATCCCCTTCCATTTATTGAATTATTGCAACGTGCCTTAAAAACGGATCCCATTCAGACAGGTGCCTATCAGGATGGACGTTATTTTACCACAATTAATGACGAACAAAACAAAACTAAACACACGATTAACCTCTTGGTTCATCACGGATATATTATTGCTGCTCACTGGGATACAACCATTCCAAGTGATTTAAATCTAACAGAGGAAGAACAATCCTATGTCGATCAATGGAATGAACAGGCCAACTTACTTGAGCAACATTTAATCCAATTACAAGATCCAACACAAATTACCTTCAATGAAGAAAATAAAACAGCAGATATTTCAGGTGTAACCATCGAAGTACACCAGTTTATTGAGCTTGCAACAAAAGCATTGGCCGGTGGCCCTTTATTGGATTAA
- a CDS encoding phosphocarrier protein HPr, producing the protein MEKIFTITDETGLHARPATVLVNTASKYSAEISLTYRDKKVNLKSIMGVMSLGIQQGAEITISAEGADAEEAITALTETITTQGLGK; encoded by the coding sequence ATGGAAAAAATCTTTACAATTACAGATGAAACTGGATTACATGCTCGTCCTGCTACAGTATTAGTAAATACAGCTAGCAAATACAGCGCAGAAATCTCATTAACATACCGTGACAAAAAAGTTAACTTAAAATCAATCATGGGTGTTATGTCTTTAGGAATCCAACAAGGAGCTGAAATTACAATTTCTGCTGAAGGTGCAGATGCTGAAGAGGCAATCACTGCATTAACAGAAACAATTACAACTCAAGGATTAGGTAAATAA
- the pfkA gene encoding 6-phosphofructokinase, which produces MVKRIGVLTSGGDAPGMNAAIRAVVRAGIANNIEVFGIYNGYAGLVKGDIKQLTNSDVGGIINRGGTFLGSARLPEFKNIEVRELGVEQLKKHGIEALVVIGGDGSYMGAKKLTEMGINCIALPGTIDNDIVSSDFTIGFDTALNTVVDAIDRLRDTSASHARCSVVEIMGRHCGDLTVWGAIASGAEELIVPEKGINMDEIVAQIEEGKKRQKKHYIVTLAELMTDAHQLAKEIEKRTGVETRATVLGHTQRGGAPTAADRVLASRMGAYAVDLLIEGQGGRCVGIRDNKLAHYDILEALDLPRVFDETMYCLAKQLS; this is translated from the coding sequence ATGGTAAAAAGAATTGGTGTGCTTACTAGTGGTGGAGATGCACCAGGTATGAATGCAGCCATTCGCGCCGTTGTAAGAGCAGGTATTGCTAACAATATTGAAGTGTTCGGTATTTACAATGGATATGCTGGATTAGTTAAGGGTGATATTAAACAATTAACGAATAGTGATGTTGGTGGCATCATTAATCGTGGTGGAACATTCTTAGGTTCAGCACGTCTTCCTGAGTTCAAAAACATTGAAGTTCGTGAACTTGGTGTAGAGCAATTGAAAAAACACGGAATTGAAGCATTAGTTGTTATCGGTGGCGACGGTTCTTATATGGGAGCTAAAAAATTAACTGAGATGGGAATTAATTGTATTGCCTTACCAGGAACAATTGATAATGACATCGTAAGTAGTGATTTCACAATCGGATTCGATACGGCATTAAATACAGTTGTTGACGCAATTGACCGTTTACGTGATACGTCAGCATCTCATGCCCGTTGTAGCGTTGTTGAAATTATGGGACGTCACTGCGGTGACTTAACTGTTTGGGGAGCCATTGCTAGTGGTGCCGAAGAGTTAATCGTGCCTGAAAAAGGAATTAACATGGACGAAATCGTTGCTCAAATTGAGGAAGGAAAAAAACGTCAAAAGAAACATTATATTGTCACTTTAGCTGAATTAATGACAGATGCTCACCAATTAGCTAAAGAAATCGAAAAACGTACGGGTGTTGAAACTCGCGCAACTGTTCTTGGACATACTCAACGTGGTGGTGCTCCAACGGCAGCGGATCGTGTTTTAGCAAGCCGAATGGGAGCTTACGCTGTTGATTTATTAATCGAAGGTCAAGGTGGTCGTTGTGTTGGTATTCGCGATAACAAATTAGCGCACTACGATATTTTAGAAGCACTTGACTTACCACGCGTTTTTGATGAAACAATGTATTGTCTAGCAAAACAATTATCATAA
- the ptsP gene encoding phosphoenolpyruvate--protein phosphotransferase, translating to MNIKGIAASNGIAIAKAFKLIEPELTVVKSTIADVEAEINLYKEALVKTTEELQKIKVKAAQNLSEEEAAVFDAHINMANDPELLSQTTDKIKAESVNASYAFDEVSTMFITMFESMDNEYFRERAADIKDIKKRILAHLLGVKVNDPSTIDEQVVIIAEDLTPSDTAQLDRNFVKGFATNIGGRTSHSAIMARSLEIPAVVGTKTILEDVKDGDMIILDGLEGNVIINPSADQVSHYEEVAKAYEAQKAEWAKLKNEKTVSKDGQHVELAANIGTPNDVEGVLGNGGEAVGLYRTEFLYMGRDNFPTEEEQFEAYKAVLEAMGEKPVVVRTLDIGGDKELPYLHLPKEMNPFLGYRAVRLCLDDTDLFRTQLRALLRASAYGKLRIMFPMIATLNEFRAAKALLLEEKAKLVSEGVTVSDEIEVGMMVEIPSAAVLADQFAKEVDFFSIGTNDLIQYTMAADRMNEKVSYLYQPYNPSILRLVKMVIDAAHKEGKWTGMCGEMAGDQTAIPLLLGLGLDEFSMSATSILPARSLISKLSKAEMAELAAEALNKSTVEEVIELVENIQK from the coding sequence GTGAATATTAAAGGTATTGCAGCATCTAATGGTATTGCCATTGCGAAGGCATTTAAATTAATTGAACCAGAATTAACTGTGGTTAAATCTACAATTGCAGATGTAGAAGCAGAAATTAACTTATACAAAGAAGCATTAGTTAAAACGACTGAAGAGTTACAAAAAATTAAAGTTAAAGCAGCACAAAATTTAAGTGAGGAAGAGGCAGCTGTATTTGATGCACATATCAATATGGCGAACGATCCTGAATTATTAAGTCAAACGACGGATAAAATCAAAGCAGAAAGCGTAAACGCTTCTTATGCATTTGATGAAGTTTCAACAATGTTTATTACGATGTTTGAAAGCATGGATAATGAATATTTCCGTGAACGTGCAGCTGATATCAAAGATATCAAAAAACGTATTTTAGCACACTTATTAGGGGTTAAAGTTAACGATCCAAGTACAATCGATGAACAAGTTGTTATCATTGCGGAAGATTTAACGCCATCTGATACAGCTCAATTAGACCGTAACTTTGTAAAAGGATTTGCGACTAATATCGGAGGACGCACGTCTCACTCAGCGATTATGGCTCGCTCTTTAGAAATTCCGGCTGTAGTTGGAACGAAAACAATCTTAGAAGACGTTAAAGATGGAGATATGATTATCTTAGACGGATTAGAAGGAAACGTTATTATTAATCCATCTGCTGATCAAGTTTCTCATTATGAAGAAGTAGCGAAAGCATACGAAGCTCAAAAAGCTGAATGGGCGAAGTTAAAAAATGAGAAAACGGTTTCTAAAGATGGACAACACGTAGAGTTAGCAGCGAATATCGGAACACCAAACGATGTAGAAGGTGTTTTAGGTAACGGTGGAGAAGCTGTTGGATTATACCGTACAGAATTCTTATATATGGGACGTGACAACTTCCCAACTGAAGAAGAACAATTTGAAGCTTATAAAGCAGTATTAGAAGCGATGGGAGAAAAACCTGTTGTTGTTCGTACGTTAGATATCGGTGGAGATAAAGAATTACCTTACTTACACTTACCAAAAGAAATGAACCCATTCTTAGGTTACCGTGCGGTTCGTTTATGTTTAGATGATACAGATTTATTCCGTACACAATTACGTGCTTTATTACGTGCAAGTGCTTACGGTAAATTACGTATCATGTTCCCAATGATTGCAACATTAAATGAATTCCGTGCAGCTAAAGCTTTATTATTAGAAGAAAAAGCGAAATTAGTTTCAGAAGGTGTAACAGTTTCTGATGAGATTGAAGTGGGAATGATGGTTGAAATTCCATCTGCAGCTGTATTAGCTGATCAATTCGCAAAAGAAGTAGACTTCTTCTCAATCGGAACAAACGATTTAATTCAATACACAATGGCAGCTGACCGTATGAACGAAAAAGTATCATACTTATACCAACCATATAACCCAAGTATTTTACGCTTAGTAAAAATGGTTATTGATGCAGCGCATAAGGAAGGTAAATGGACTGGAATGTGCGGTGAAATGGCCGGAGATCAAACTGCTATTCCATTATTATTAGGATTAGGATTAGATGAGTTCTCAATGTCTGCAACTTCTATCTTACCTGCTCGTTCATTAATCAGTAAATTATCAAAAGCTGAAATGGCAGAATTAGCTGCTGAAGCGTTAAACAAATCAACAGTAGAAGAAGTTATCGAATTAGTTGAAAATATCCAAAAATAA
- the pyk gene encoding pyruvate kinase has translation MKHTFKNTKMICTIGPKSESKEMLSKLVDAGMNCVRCNFSHGDHAEQKARMDLIREINKEKGTHVAVLLDTKGPEIRTHLFENGGVDLVAGQTVRVAMNEVLGTAEKFSITYPGLINDVEVGGTILVDDGYVTLTVNELDTANQEIVCTVQNPAYIKDRRGINVPGAKLNMPFISEKDHADLVFGCEMEVDYVAASFVRRAEDVLAIREIFKQHGNTHTQIIAKIENQEGVDNMDSILEVVDGIMVARGDLGVEVPAEDVPLIQKEIIAKCNAAGKIVVTATQMLESMQKNPRPTRAEVSDVANAIFDGSDAIMLSGESAAGQYPLEAVETMARIARRTEQALDHQELIARAIASSTRNVASAMGLAVADTVEDLGAKAVIACTQSGATARAISKYRPSAPVVAATSCEKTAASLALYWGVQPVVVAETSNTDELLETAAKVAEDFAGLEAGEIAVVTAGLPAGEGNTNLMKIHEVK, from the coding sequence ATGAAACATACTTTCAAAAATACGAAAATGATTTGTACTATTGGTCCTAAATCAGAATCAAAAGAAATGTTATCAAAATTAGTAGATGCAGGAATGAACTGTGTTCGTTGTAACTTCTCACACGGTGATCATGCAGAGCAAAAAGCTCGTATGGACTTAATCCGTGAAATCAATAAAGAAAAAGGAACTCATGTTGCTGTATTATTAGATACTAAAGGTCCTGAAATCCGTACTCATTTATTTGAAAACGGTGGGGTAGATTTAGTAGCTGGACAAACTGTACGCGTTGCTATGAACGAAGTATTAGGAACAGCTGAAAAATTCTCAATTACTTACCCAGGTTTAATCAATGACGTTGAAGTTGGTGGAACAATCTTAGTTGATGACGGATATGTAACATTAACTGTTAATGAATTAGATACAGCTAACCAAGAAATCGTATGTACAGTTCAAAACCCTGCATACATTAAAGACCGTCGCGGAATCAACGTACCAGGTGCTAAATTAAACATGCCATTCATTTCTGAAAAAGATCATGCTGACCTTGTTTTCGGATGCGAAATGGAAGTTGATTATGTAGCTGCTTCATTCGTTCGTCGTGCTGAAGACGTATTAGCAATCCGTGAAATCTTCAAACAACACGGAAATACTCACACTCAAATCATCGCTAAAATCGAAAACCAAGAAGGTGTTGACAACATGGATTCAATCCTTGAAGTTGTTGACGGAATCATGGTTGCTCGTGGGGATTTAGGGGTAGAAGTACCTGCTGAAGACGTTCCATTAATCCAAAAAGAAATCATTGCTAAATGTAATGCTGCAGGAAAAATTGTTGTTACTGCAACTCAAATGTTAGAATCAATGCAAAAAAATCCACGTCCTACACGTGCCGAAGTATCAGACGTTGCTAATGCTATTTTCGACGGATCAGATGCAATCATGTTATCAGGAGAATCAGCTGCAGGGCAATATCCATTAGAAGCTGTTGAAACAATGGCTCGTATCGCTCGTCGTACTGAACAAGCTTTAGATCACCAAGAACTTATCGCTCGTGCAATTGCTTCATCTACACGTAACGTAGCTTCAGCTATGGGATTAGCAGTTGCTGATACTGTAGAAGATTTAGGTGCTAAAGCGGTTATCGCTTGTACACAATCAGGAGCTACTGCTCGTGCAATCTCTAAATATCGTCCATCTGCACCAGTTGTTGCTGCAACTTCATGTGAAAAAACAGCTGCTTCTTTAGCATTATACTGGGGAGTTCAACCAGTTGTTGTTGCTGAAACATCAAATACAGATGAATTATTAGAAACAGCAGCTAAAGTTGCAGAAGATTTCGCTGGATTAGAAGCAGGTGAAATCGCAGTTGTAACTGCAGGGTTACCAGCTGGTGAAGGAAATACTAACTTAATGAAAATTCATGAAGTAAAATAA